The DNA segment CCGGCAACCATGCCGATGCCCCAAGCAAAGACGAGTGCAGTTAGCATCCAATCTTGAATCGCGCCGCTAATCTGTCGGGCGGGAACGACGCCAAGAAAAACAAAACTGACACCGATTGCGATTAGAAACATCAGTCCCAACGGAAGCGACAAGGCAAGATGCGAGGCCTGCCGTCCCATTGCAAACCAAAGCACGAGCGTGATCACTACCATCAACATCCACGGTCCTATCAAGGCGATCGATATCGCACTGACGGCCTCCGCAGCCGGATTGGATTGAACCTGGATCGCAGACGCGAACGCCACCGAAGCCGCAGTTAAGTCATTTTCCCATACGATGGCATCGGTGAGTCCTCTTTTGGTGAACTCGCTGACTTCACCTGCTTCCTTCTCCAGCCGTTCACGTTCCCGCCACGCCCAAACTCGCAGCTTGGCAACGTTTGTGTCGTAGCGAATCTCAGCACCGGACCGAGCGACTGCGACATCCGCAATTTGAGTTGCCAAGGCGACCAGTTCGGTCGGTGAAAGCGAACCTGACGGAGACGATTTCACTTCGGACATCCGCAGCAAACCACGGATCAACTGACAAACGTCCATCACCAATTCTTGCGAGACGAACCGAGACCGCAACGACTCGGTGGTTGTTGCGACCGGATGCCCAGCCAACTGATGCAAACGAACCAGTCCGTTGATCGCGGGTTCGCCGAGAATCAATTCCTGAGCCGCTGTGATCTGCCCGGCAAGCTTGATCGCTCTTTGCCAATTGGCCGCATCGGTGACGACGAATTCAAGTTCTTCGTCAAAGTCAATAGCTTGCTCTGCCATGTGTCGTGCTTCGATAATGTTATAGAGCGAGTTCCCGGCATCAACATCGCGTGCCTTGGCCAGGACTTCCTGCCAATCCTTTTCGCGCGGTGTGTCTTCATCGTTCGACATCATGGGCGGCCATAGCAGTCGTGCCCGAACACGCCACCAAATCCGATTGTCGGGATCGAGTTCGATCGCCCGGCGGATCAGTTCGGTCCCACGACCAGCCGCGTTGACATCGAAAGCTCCCCGCGAGTCTTTCATCCTCGCCATCACGTCGCCGCCATAATTCCAGACGTTGAACTGGCCACTGCCTGCAATTTCGGTGGCGACATCGGATGCAAAAAGCAAACATGGCTGACTAAGCACCGTCGCGGCGGCGGCGTGGAGTCCTGCGTCATGCGGATGCTGAGCCAACACTTCGTCGATCGCGCGATTCCAATAGTCAAGTTGGCGATCGGGGAACAGCTGTGCTGGCGTTCGGCAATCGGCGACCTTCCCTATGGTGGCCGAACGAAGCCTGTGCAGCGACATCGCGAATTCTTCCGAGCCGGTTCGTGAGAGCCTGTGCATGCGGACCACTCCGACCACGGCGACTAGAATCAGCCCGATTAGCGTCCACTGGGTTCGTCTTTGCATCCTGTGGTTGTAGCATTTTCGATTCCCTCGGATTGGGTACAAAATGGGTGGGGCTTTCGACACGTCCGGTGATCGATAGAATCCGTTTCCTGGACGAGAACGCTCTCGCCGACGGATTTTGCCTGTTACCCCAGTGTCCCGATCGCATGACCGACTCGCTCGCATCCACTCCTCTCGACGCCTGGCACCGTGCGGCTGGCGCCAAAATGGTGCCCTTTGCTGGGTACGAGATGCCGATTCAGTACTCGTCGATCGTGGCCGAACACCAGGCGTGCCGAACCGCTGCGGCGGTGTTCGATGTGTCGCATATGGGCCGGCTGAAATTCGAAGGCGACGGCAGCGAAAACCTGCTGGATCACTTGTTAACCCGCCGCGTGTCGGACATGCCGTTGGGCCGAGTTCGTTACGGATTGATTTGCGACGAAAACGGTGGCGTCCTCGATGACGTGCTTGTTTCGAACTTGGAAACACCGTCTCAAAAACGCTTTCATTTGCTGGTCGTCAATGCATCGAACCGGCAAAAGATCATCGACTGGATCACGCCTCGGATGCCCGACTTTCCGACCGTCACGATGACGGACCGGACTGAGTTGACAGCGATGATTGCCGTCCAAGGTCCTAAGGCAATGGATGTTTGCAAGCGATTGTTCAAATCGGATCCCGCGAAGCTAAAATACTATCAAGCGGTCATTACCGACCAGATGGGCAAACCTGTCATCGTTAGCCGAACCGGGTACACCGGCGAAGACGGGTTCGAGTTGGTCGTCCGAGCCGAAGAAGCTAACCGCGTCTGGGAGAACCTGATGCTGATTGGCCGCGACGAAGGATTTTTGGCTGCCGGCTTGGGCGCCCGCGACACGCTGCGGATGGAAGCCGCGATGCCGCTGTACGGCCACGAACTCGATGAGACGATCGATCCGATCACCGCTGGATTGTCATTCGCATGCAATTCAGACGGGCGCAGTTACATTGGTCGTGACGCGATTGCCAAAATCGCTGCCGACGGCCCAAGCCGCGTGCGCATCGGATTGCTGCCCGAAGGCAAACGCCCGGCACGCGAAGGACTAAGTGTGTTGACACCCGACGGACAAAGGATTGGTACGATCACTAGCGGCGGCCCTTCCCCGACACTCGGTCACCCGATCGCAATGGCCTATGTCGATGCCGCGCACGCCAAATTGGACCGATACCAAATTGATATTCGCGGCAAGATGGTCAATGCCGTTCCGACCGCTTTGCCGTTTTACAAACGTCCGACGAACAAAGTTTAATTTCCACAGCTTCGCGATCGCGAAGCTTGCCCTCTCTGATCCACCAACCCGAAACGATTCATCATGTCGCGCGACCCGTCGAAATTGTTGTACGCTGAAACTCACGAGTGGGTTGACCTGACCACGGATGCTGATCAATCAATCGCCACGATTGGCATCTCAGCATTTGCGATCGAGCAACTCAATGACTTGGTCTACATGGACCTGCCGGAAGTTGGCAAAGTGCTGACGGCGGGCGAAGAGTTTGGCGAAGTCGAATCCGTCAAAGCGGTCAGCCCGTTGTACAGCCCGATCAGTGGCGAGGTGGTGGAAGTCCACTCGGAACTGCCCGACCAGTTAGAAGAACTAAACAACGATCCGCTGAACTTTGGTTGGATTATCAAGGTGAAGTTTGATGGCGACGCCGGTCGCGACAAACTGATGGATCACGCCACGTATGAAAAACAGTGCGGCGAAGCAGGCTGATTTCGTGGACGAACCGTTGCCCCTTCACACAGGTCGAGCAAACCTAGGCCCATCGAACGCGAGCCAATCGGGACGTACTGGCCGAGTGATTCCGCTTGCCGGTCATGGCGGCGCCGAAAACATGGCGATCGATCAAGCGATGCTGGAATCCGTCGATGCGGGCGGACCGCCGACGCTTCGGCTGTACCTCTGGAACGAGCCAACGTTGTCACTTGGTTATTTTCAAAACTACGACGAGCGCAAGCAGCATGTCGAAAGCCGCGGCGTCGCCTGCGTTCGCCGTTCGTCCGGTGGCGGCGCGATCCTGCACGACCAGGAACTGACCTACAGTATCGCGTGGCCAACCACTGGCCTGCAAACCGGCGCCAACCGCCCACTCTACCGCAACAGTCACGACGCTTTGGTCGCTGCGATTTCGGATTTTGGCGTCTCTGCATCGCCCTTCTCGGCAACCGTACTCAACAAAGTTTCTGCCTGCGACAATTCGTCATACCCCGCCGCCACCTCGCGGTCTGATCCATTTCTTTGCTTCCAAAGACGGACTGACGACGACTTGATTGTTAGCGGCTACAAGATCCTGGGCAGCGCTCAACGGAAAGGCAAACGGGCCGTTCTGCAACATGGCAGCTTGCTAATCCGTGCAAGTCGATTCGCACCTCAATTGCCGGGAATTTGGGATCTTGGTGCGACCGCAGCGTCTGCGGAGGGCCTAGCCGAGGCACTGGTCGAACATCTTGCTAATCAGCTTGAAATTGACTGGACTGACGGTCAATGGACGACCGCCGAACGTGACCGTGCAGCCGAAATTTCGGAAAACCGTTTTGCGACCGAGTCCTGGCTCCACCGCCGGTAAGCTGACCGGACCTAGCCCCAGTGGGTGGAAAGATCGTGCAAAATCGATTTACGGTTGTCCTGTATTGCGTTAAATATCGCGGATCGGCATATTCGCCAAAGCGAAAGCGTTTAGAATGATGCTGTTCGTTGAGTTTTGAGAGTGCAAGGCCGTGAACGACTCTGCTGACGCACTCTCCCATTTCTTGAAATCGGCAATCGCAGGCCGATCGTGACGGAAACGTCTATACCGATGCATGAGAGGTTGATCGATGCAAGTGAAGCTGAAGGTCCTTACCGGGAGTCACGAGGGCAAGGAAATCGCCGTCTCGAGCGAGAAGTTCCTGGTCGGACGCAGTGAAGTTTGCCAGCTTCGTCCCAAGAGCGAATCCGTCAGCCGAAAACACTGCATCATTGTCCTGAAAGACAATCGTGTGCTGGTTCAGGATTTGAAAAGCCGCAACGGGACGTTCGTCAACGACAAACGTTTGCCGGTCGACAAAGCAAAAGTACTGAAGGGTGGCGACGAGCTTCGGATTGGCAAACTGCTGTTCGAAGTGGTGATTGAGCATGGACTGCAAGCGGTCAAGAAGCCCGAAGTTTCTGGTGTCGGCGACGCGGCGGCACGCACCGTCGAAGCGGGTTCACACGACAGCCGTTTCGAGGCGGTCGATGTCAACGACTGGTTAGACGAAGCGGACCAAATCGACCGCGTGCGCAAACTTTCGGACCCCGAGACTCGCCAGTTCCGTTTGGACACGGGTTCATCGGATACCGGTGGCGACAGCAAAAACGATAGCGACACCGATAACTCGGATCTGTCAGTCAGTGAGTCCACGGCATCCGAGAAGCCAAAGCGTCCCGACAAGAAGGACAAGAAGGCGCCAGGGAAATTGCCTGCTGACATGAAGAAGGCGATGACCGAAAATTCACGCGACGCCGCCGACAATGCGCTAAAGCGGTTTTTCAGCGGACGATAGTCGCTTAACTATTCACGCCATCGACATCAGGTTCGCCCGTGGATGAATCCAATGCGTTGCTTGCCGACCAGTTTGGGGACAGCGACGAAAACGCGTTTGCGAAACTGATGCGACGCCATCACGCGTTGGTGTTTCAGATATGTCTGCGAATGCTTGGACATCGCCAAGACGCCGAAGACGCCACTCAGGAAACGTTTTCACGACTCGCTCGTTATCTTGATCGATGGGACCGCCGCCGTCCGCTGGAACCTTGGCTGGTCACGATTGCAGGCAACCGATGCCGCACACTGATGGCCCGGAAACCGTATCACACGTCACTGGCTTCATCCGAAGAACCGGCGACCATCGTTTCCACACTTCAACGTGAAGCCGACTCGCTGGCCGAAGAAGTTCAGTTGGCGATCGGCCAGTTGGCCGACGATCCCCAGCGTGCGTTTCGAATGTTCCACGAACATTCAATGGACTATGCTCAAATTGCCGATCGAATGAACCGGCCGATCGGAACGATCAAGACATGGGTCCACCGGTCGCGATTGCAGTTGATCGAATCGCTAAGAGAACGCGAAGTCATCGACGTTCGCAGTCGCCAAACCACCGACCATCCGAACGGGCGCCCAACCGAATCAGAGGTCACGACATGATTGACCGTTGCGCACAATTCGAACAACGAATGCACG comes from the Rubripirellula reticaptiva genome and includes:
- the gcvH gene encoding glycine cleavage system protein GcvH, with the translated sequence MSRDPSKLLYAETHEWVDLTTDADQSIATIGISAFAIEQLNDLVYMDLPEVGKVLTAGEEFGEVESVKAVSPLYSPISGEVVEVHSELPDQLEELNNDPLNFGWIIKVKFDGDAGRDKLMDHATYEKQCGEAG
- a CDS encoding FHA domain-containing protein; this translates as MQVKLKVLTGSHEGKEIAVSSEKFLVGRSEVCQLRPKSESVSRKHCIIVLKDNRVLVQDLKSRNGTFVNDKRLPVDKAKVLKGGDELRIGKLLFEVVIEHGLQAVKKPEVSGVGDAAARTVEAGSHDSRFEAVDVNDWLDEADQIDRVRKLSDPETRQFRLDTGSSDTGGDSKNDSDTDNSDLSVSESTASEKPKRPDKKDKKAPGKLPADMKKAMTENSRDAADNALKRFFSGR
- a CDS encoding RNA polymerase sigma factor, whose translation is MDESNALLADQFGDSDENAFAKLMRRHHALVFQICLRMLGHRQDAEDATQETFSRLARYLDRWDRRRPLEPWLVTIAGNRCRTLMARKPYHTSLASSEEPATIVSTLQREADSLAEEVQLAIGQLADDPQRAFRMFHEHSMDYAQIADRMNRPIGTIKTWVHRSRLQLIESLREREVIDVRSRQTTDHPNGRPTESEVTT
- the gcvT gene encoding glycine cleavage system aminomethyltransferase GcvT; amino-acid sequence: MTDSLASTPLDAWHRAAGAKMVPFAGYEMPIQYSSIVAEHQACRTAAAVFDVSHMGRLKFEGDGSENLLDHLLTRRVSDMPLGRVRYGLICDENGGVLDDVLVSNLETPSQKRFHLLVVNASNRQKIIDWITPRMPDFPTVTMTDRTELTAMIAVQGPKAMDVCKRLFKSDPAKLKYYQAVITDQMGKPVIVSRTGYTGEDGFELVVRAEEANRVWENLMLIGRDEGFLAAGLGARDTLRMEAAMPLYGHELDETIDPITAGLSFACNSDGRSYIGRDAIAKIAADGPSRVRIGLLPEGKRPAREGLSVLTPDGQRIGTITSGGPSPTLGHPIAMAYVDAAHAKLDRYQIDIRGKMVNAVPTALPFYKRPTNKV
- a CDS encoding lipoate--protein ligase family protein, which translates into the protein MKNSAAKQADFVDEPLPLHTGRANLGPSNASQSGRTGRVIPLAGHGGAENMAIDQAMLESVDAGGPPTLRLYLWNEPTLSLGYFQNYDERKQHVESRGVACVRRSSGGGAILHDQELTYSIAWPTTGLQTGANRPLYRNSHDALVAAISDFGVSASPFSATVLNKVSACDNSSYPAATSRSDPFLCFQRRTDDDLIVSGYKILGSAQRKGKRAVLQHGSLLIRASRFAPQLPGIWDLGATAASAEGLAEALVEHLANQLEIDWTDGQWTTAERDRAAEISENRFATESWLHRR